TACCAATGGCTGAAATCTGATCAGGATAGCATATTGGGCACTGCTTCTATAATACCGGGTGCCACAAGCAATACCTTTACTATCCCCACTGACTTGACTGAGGGCAACTATTATTACTACTGCGATCTGAGAGCGGCAGAGTGCGGCAGTATGCGAAGTGACATTGCCACCGTTACGGTGAATGCGCCGGGCGATACCCCAACCATCACCATCACAAAGCATCCTCAGAATGTAACCGTAACACAGGGCAGAATTAACGCAACTTTAACGGCGCAAGCTGTATCGAACAACGGCAAGACTGTTCTCTATCAGTGGCGCCAATTTATCGGAGGTATTGGTAGTGATAACACACAGCTAATGCTTGGCGAAACAAGTAATACATTAGCCATCCCTAAAGGTTTACCGGCAGGAACTTATCGATATCTTTGCGTTTTTAACACAGATGGCACCGATTATGTAGATAGCGATACTGCCATCGTAACCGTGATGCCGCCTTCTGGCAGTGGTGACAGTGGTGGAAGTGATAACGGCGGCTCCGGCAGCGGAAGCTATACACCACCTCCAGCCACCACATCGCAACAAGTTCCGCTCAACCAGCCTGTTACAGCAACGACATCTGTCGTAGCAACAGCAGGGGCGAACGGTGCGGCAAGTGCGTCTATACCGGATAAAGCGGTAACTGACGCCATTGCCAAGGCACAGTCTGATGCAGCGAGCCAGAACAAAACAGCAAATGGAATTTCAGTGGAGCTGAATGTCACCATGCCAAAGGGTACAGCTTCCTTGATAGCAATCCTTACCCGCAGCTCTTTGGACAGTCTTGTGAGCGCTGGGGTCAGTAGCCTTAAAATCAACGGCTCCCTTGTAAAGGTAAGCTTTGATAAAAAGGCGCTGGCTGAAATCCAGAAGCAAAGCAGTGGTAACATCAGCATTGCTATTGCACCTAAGACAAATCTTTCAGATGCGGCAAAAAAGATCATCGGCACAAGACCGGTGTATGACATCACCGTGGGTTATGGCAGCGGTAAAACAGTATCCAGCTTCGGAGGTGGAGTTGCAACAGTATCTATTCCATATACACTGGGCAAGAATGAAGCGGTAGGCGGTCTGTATGCGGTCTATGTAGACGCAAAGGGTAACGCAACCCGCATTGCAGGCTCTGCCTATGATACAAATAGCGGCTGTGTTATTTTCACAACTACCCACTTCTCACAGTATGGTATCGGTTATACCGCACCGACAGCGAAGTTTACAGATATCAGCACCCATTGGGCAAAGGAAGCCATTGACTATGTGGTGGGCAGAGGACTTCTCTCCGGCACATCAGAAACTACCTTTGCACCGGACACTGCCATGACCCGTGGAATGCTGGTAACAGCCCTCGGCAGGCTGGCGGGAGTGGATACAAAAGTGCACACCACAAACAGCTTTACGGATGTCAATGCGGACAGCGCATATCGTCCGTACATTGAATGGGCATACAAGAATGGAATTATTCAGGGTATCGGTAACAATCAATTTGCACCTGACAGGGCAATTACCCATGAGGAAATTGCAGTTATTATCGCAAATTTCGCCAAAGCTACCGGATATACACTGCCTGTTACCCGCGAGGCAACAACCTATGCGGACGCTTCCAGTATCGGCAGCACCTACAAAACAGCGGTAACAGCGATGCAGCAGGCGGGCATTATGATGGGCGGCAGTGACAACAAGTTTAATCCGAAAGGAAATGCTACCCGCGCGGAGGTTTCCTCCATGCTGAACCGTTACATCAAACTCACCATCAACCCTGCCACAGCGCAGGGCTGGGCGCAGGGCGATGACGGTCAGTATATGTACTACAAGGACGGCAAGGTTCTTACCGGCACACAGACCATCGACGGTGTGAAGTATGTCTTTAACTCAAATGGTGTTTTGCAAACTGGATGGGTAAAAGACGGCGATAACTGGAGTTTTTATTCAGGCAAGACAATGTTAATCGGCTGGTGGGATCTTGGTGCAAACGGAAACAACAAGACCTATTACTTTACCAAGGACGGTCTGATGGTATCCGGCAAATGGCTGGAGATCGACGGAAAATGGTATTACTTCAATGCCGACGGATCCCTTGCTAAGAATACTAAAATCGACGGCTATGAGGTGGACGAAAACGGTGTAAGGAAAAGTAAATAACGCATACGAACACAAGGCAAGGGTGGGAGCCAATATCGGTTCCCACCCTTGCTTTCCGTATCCAGTTTGCTTTCCCTAAATTATCTTTATTGGTGTTTGTCATAGAGCTACCTGTTTTGTCTTGCAGTATATAAATAATAAATTGTAGATATGAGGGAGTTAACACATGAACGCAAAAATCCGTTCACCATACTAGAGCAAGGATGCTCTGGACGATATTGGGTATGTAGTCAAAGCAGCCAACGCTACAAATTAACTTCATTTCTTGTTGGTATTGGGTATAGCTATTCCTTGCACTTTAGGGTATGCTTTGCTTGCAAAATCACAATGAACAGGAGGAAAACAGAATGGCAGAAACAAAAAATCTATGCGCACAAATCCCGCTTGTACTACATCAAAAGGTATGCACAAATAAGGAGCAAAGCGAACTTACCCTAAATCAATATGTAACACAGCTTATTACCGAATACTACGAAATGAAGGAGATGAACTCAAATATGGCACAGACAAGAACGCTGGCACTACAAATCAGTGAGGAACTATTCGCACGAATCAAAAAGCACGTGGATGCCACGCCGCACCTTACCCAAAAGGCATTTATTACGGAGATTATCTCCAAGGCACTGGATGAGATTGAAGCACAAGAAGAAATTAATGAATAACAGCTAACGGAGAGCGTGAGATATATCACTCTCTCCATTTTTTATGGAGGTAACTACTATGAGCTTTTTTACAGATGAACTTATGAAATGCACCGAGGGATTTGAAAATCGAAAGTGCATCGGCAATGCCATGTATATCCCTTTGGGTGAAAACAATCGCTTGAAGCTGTTCTTCACCACCCTTGGATATGCAGACCATTATGAGGGCGTCAGCATCAGTGCTGTAGACAAGAACAATGGCGTAATCGATAGAAACACCATTAAATTTGCAGATGTTTGGGGCAGAAAGCAAGTGAGCAATCCAAACTTTCGTGAGGGCATTATCCCATATATTTGGAAGGACGGCAATCAGGCACAATGGTATGTGTATAAGCCCACACCAAGAGATATGGAACTGCTCTCGGAACAGATTAACGATTATGCAGAGCTTTTTATGGAACAAAGCCATGAGCTGACAGAAGCAAACGAACCTAAGATGGGTATGTCTATGTAAAACTATATACAGAGGTAATTGTTGATATTTCGTATAGCTATTTACTACATCTTGTGGTAATATGTTGTACTTGAAAGAGAGGTGATGGAAATGCAGAAAGAAAAAATACTGAAAGATTTATACCGTGGCAGAATAAGTCCCACATCAGCACCAATTCAGCATGACAGCGATTACCACAACAGTTTAACCGAGGTTTGCAGATTGGAAGAAAAACTCAATCAACTCCTTGACGAACAGGGAAAAAAGCTGTTGCAGGATTTTATGACAGCACAAAGCAAGTTAGGCTATGCAAATGCTGAGGAACAGTTTATATGTGGCTTTCGCTTGGGAGCAAGAATGATACTGGAAATATTCGAAAAGGATGACGAGCAGTTAAAACCGATAATCGGTTAGCTGCTCGTCATTTTTTATGCCAAACCAAAGGGTGTATCGTGAAAACGGTATGCCCTTATTCTTTTACGATTGGAGGTGGTCGTTTTTGTTTATATGGGATTTTATCCTTGGCGATGTAATGGATCAGATCATTGACTGGCTTTATGGACAGGTGGTTGGCTTTCTTGGCAACTTCTTTTCCCAAATGGGCAACATGGGTGTCGAGCTGTTTGAAATGACTTGGGTGCAAAGTATTGTGCTGTTTTTCTCTTATCTGGCATGGGCGCTGTATGTAGTCGGTCTTGTGGTTTCCTGCTTTGAAACAGGGATCGAATACCAAAACGGTAAAGGCAGCGTTAAAGAATCCCTCATTAATGCACTCAAAGGCTTTATGGCGGTATCGCTCTTTACTGTTGTTCCCATCAGATTGTTTGAGCTTTCGGTCAATCTGCAAAGCAGTTTAACGGCAGGCATCACAGGATATGGCACCAGCTTTGGCGAGGTGGCAAATGAAATTATATCAGGACTGTCTACCACAGGTGGGATTGACAGTGCAATGGGCAACGGTATCTTTGGAGGACTCAGTGCCATAACAAGCCCAATTCTTATGCTGTTTCTTATCATCATGATGGGCTATGCCGTGATTAAAGTGTTCTTTGCAAACCTCAAACGAGGGGGTATTCTGCTCATACAAATAGCGGTTGGCAGCCTATATATGTTCTCTGTTCCGAGAGGATATTATGACGGCTTTATTCAGTGGTGTAAGCAGATTGTAGGGTTGTGCCTTACGACATTTTTGCAGGCAACAATCCTCACCGCAGGTCTGATGGTGCTAAAGGATCATTGTCTGCTTGGACTTGGTCTTATGCTTGCAGCAGGTGAAGTGCCGAGAATTGCCGGTGCCTTTGGACTGGATACAAGCACTAAGGCAAATATGATGAGTGCCGTTTACACAGCACAAGCAGCCGTCAACACCACAAGAACTGTGGTGCAGGCAGTAGCACCTAAATAATATAGAGAAAGGAATTTGCCTATGAAACAAATTTATGTTGCATCCCCTTATGCCGGGGACATTGAAAAGAATACTGAGTTTGCCAAGAGTGCGTGTCGATTTGTTATGAATCAAGGACACGCATTTTTTTGTCCTCATTTGCTATATCCCAACATTTTAGATGAGAATAACCCCAAGGAAAGACAGCTCGGATTGGATATGGGACTTGTAATGCTTGAGTCCTGCGATGAGCTTTGGTGTTTTGGGGAGCGAATCTCTCATGGCATGATGGCAGAGATTGAAGAAGCGGAAAGACTTCATATTCCCATACGCAGAGTAATGGAATATGAGCAAAGTTTTCGTGTTGGCGAGGTAAGAAATCAAGCTCCCCAAATGCAGATGGGTACACTCTGATGATGAGTATGGGGAGCCTCTTCGATGGAATCGGTGGCTTTCCCTTGGCAGCCATTCACAGTGGAATTACCCCTGTTTGGGCAAGCGAGATTGAAAGTTTCCCCATCGAAGTAACAAAGGTAAGGTTTCCCGATATGCTCCATGTCGGGGATATTACAAAGCTAAATGGAGCAACCCTCCCTCCTGTGGACATCATCTGCGGTGGCTCGCCTTGTCAGGATTTATCCGTTGCAGGCAAGCGAGCCGGACTTGAGGGAGAGCGTTCCGGCTTATTTATGGAGCAAACTCGTATAGCAAAGGAGATGAGAAAAGCCGATGAGCAAAGAGGTATGCCAGCTCACCTTGTTCGACCTCGATTCCTCGTTTGGGAAAATGTCCCCGGAGCTTTCTCCAGTGCCGAGGGTGAAGATTTTAGGGCGGTCCTCGAAGAAATTATCCGCATTAAGGACAGCGCCTGTAATGTTCCTCGACCTGACTCCGGGAAGTGGCAATCTGCTGGGATTGCCATATTGGGAAATGAATTCAGCTTGGCTTGGCGTGTCATCGATGCTCAATACTGGGGAGTCGCCCAGCGACGTCGTAGAATCTTCCTTGTCGCAGATTTTGGAGGACTCACCGCTCCCCAAATATTATTTAAGCAAGACTGCTTGTTTGGGGATTTTGCGGAGAGCCAAAGCGAGGGATAAGGAACTGCCTGTGCAGCTCAAAACAGCACTTGAGATACAGGCAGGACTGACACCTGCTGAAGAAACAGTATTCGATATGTCAGAGCTGAAGTCCTATCATATCAATCAGCGAAATGAGGGCATTGACCTTAATAATGTGTCGGGAGCATTGATGGCAACACAAAATATGCAGATGCAGACCTTTGTGAAAGAGCCATTAAATCAGAAAGAAAAAATAGGCTTTGATGGATACGCAGGCGATGTGACAGGACAAGTAGCCGCTACCCTTGGCACCAACTGCGGAAACAGCACCGGCAGAAACGGTGTCATAGAACCCGCCATCTGCCTTAATGACCAAGGTGGAGAACGCATGGATATCACCGAAGATATTACTGCTACCCTCCGTGCAGGAATGGGTGGAAACCTGCCAATTGTAATGGCAACACAGCAAGGCTGTGCAGAAATTGCCGAGGGTGTATGCCCAACCATTACAGCCAGTGCAGGCATGTCGGGAAACAATCAGCCTGTTTTGTTCGACAATCACGGTAAGGACTGCCGCTACAATGGACCGTTAAAGGTTGCACCAACAGTGGCATCTGTTTATGGTACAGGCGGTAATAATATCCCGCTATTGACACAGCCACTTGCCTTTAGCCTTGACAGCAAGGACAGCAATTCCATGAAATCAAGCAATCCCATATCGGGATGCAGAGAAACAGATAAGTCAAGAACCCTCGACACCTCAAACCCCGATCCAAGCAAAAATCAAGGTGGAGTTGCCATTCTGCAACCCCAAGAAAGCTACTGCATAGCCGCCAATACCATAGACCGCCAGCCACAAAACGGTGGCAACGGACAGGGTGTGCAAAAGGGCGTCAGCTACACACTAACCACCTCTGATATCCATGCAATCTACAAGCCGGAATCCTACCAAGAGGTGGTGGGAGCTTTGTGCCACCGAGATTATAAGGGTGTCAACACTATCTATGTGAATCAGGACAAGTGCATCGTGGATAAAACCTATCAAGATGTAGTCGGTGCATTGTGCAGTGGTGATGAAAAAGGCATCGGCAATCAATATGTAGAGCAAGGCAAATGCATTATTGATGACGGTTCTGCTGTGTTTGGTGGAACTGGATATTCAGATTTTGCCGAGGGTATCAGTACCCTAAGAGCAAGTGGAGGAACCAACGGAGGTGGCAGTGAAAACCTTGCCGTCAAGAGAAATCTCGTCCGTAGGCTGACACCCTTGGAGTGTGAAAGACTCCAAGGCTTTCCCGATGGGTGGACGAATATTGAAAAAGCTGCCGACAGCCCACGATACAAGGCTCTTGGCAACAGTGTAGCAATTCCGTGCGTTGACTTTGTCATGCGTGGGATTGCTTATTTTTTACAACAACAAAAGGAGGAATCCAATGGAATATCTATACCCCGATAATCTGAAAGCAAAGGCAACTTTGTGGTTGTGGGAGCTGCGTGATATTGGAATTATCGCTATCGGTTTGCTTGTTTCTGTCTTTGCACTTTCTCAGACAGGCTTGCTCCTGCCGGTGGTAATCACCGCTGTCTATGCCTTTTTGTCAATTCGCTTTGAGGATGTAAGCATCCTTGATTTTATCAAATATGCTGTGGCTTTCTTTTTTATAAAGCCACAAACCTATGATTGGAGGTCAGTCGATGAGTAAAAAAGAGAAAGGCTCTGTATCTACCCAGAGCATTATGAACATTGAGAGTATCACCGATTACAGCCTTAAAACTCCACATGGTGAGCTTGTGTATTTTATCATTCACCCCACCAATATCTCGGTATTATCCGAGAGTAGTGTCAGCAGCAGAATTTATGCACTGATGACAGTGCTGAAAGGCATTGCAGAAATTGAGATGCTCTGCCTTAATTCCAAAGAAAACTTTGATGACAACAAGGCATTTTTGCAGGAGCGTATGGAGGAAGAACCCAATCCCGTTATCCGAAAACTGCTCCAAAATGACAGCCAAAACCTTGACAGAATGCAGGTGCAGATGGCAACGGCAAGAGAGTTTTTAATCATCATTCGTCTTAGAAATGAAAAAGATAGTGATGTATTCCCTTATCTCTCACGCATTGAAAAAAGCTTGAAAGACCAAGGCTTCACCACAAGACGAGCCGACAATGCTGACATAAAAAGAATCCTTGCGGTCTACTTTGAGCAGAATGTGACAAGCGATAGGTATGAGGATTTTGACGGAGAAAGATGGGTAGTGCTTGGTGAGAGGTAATTGTGTGGTTGAAAATATCCTTTCAAAGTTATATAATAGAAATAACAAATTTCTTTTTAGACTTATTAAAATATAATTGTGAAAGGAGAATATATATGTCAAATTGGACAGCTACTCATCCTTACAAAGATAAGGATGTTCACGAATCCTGTGATTATTGTGGATGTGTATTTCGTATGGAGAGTCAGTTACAGGACGGTCATAACGAATCAGAAGAATACTACTGCCCTGAATGCGGAAAAGAATTTAAAATCAGAGCATGCATTACTCCACGAGTAACATTGATTTCAAAAAGAACTGACGGAAAGACGGATCGTTATAGCAACAATTAGAACACGCATTAATATGCCATCCCACAATACCCTAAAGCAACTTCATTCGTGAGGTTGCTTTTTTCATTATGGGCTTTAGCCTGTTGAGCTCGCAAAGCGTGCGAAACAATAAACCACCTGCTATGCGGGTGGGGCAAAAAGTTATACAAAAACTCACATTTCCGTTAAAATAGAGTTGTTCAAGCTACTATTTAAGAAAGGAAAGGTGAGTTTAATGGCTAACAAAACTAATTCAATGGCACATACAAAATGGATGTGCAAATATCATATAGTGTTCACTCCAAAGTATAGATGAAAGATAATATATAATCAATACAAAGAAAGCATTGGAGAAATTTTAAGAGCGCTATGTAATCACAAGGGTGTTGAAATTATCGAAGGGCATCTAATGACAGATCACGTGCATATGTTGGTAAGTATACCTCCGAAGATGAGTATTTCAAGTTTCATGGGATACTTGAAAGGGAAGAGTGCACTTATGATCTTTGATAAGCATGCAAATTTAAAATATAAGTTTGGTAATCGACACTTTTGGGCAGAAGGATATTATGTAACAACGGTTGGATTGAATGAAGCAACCATAAAGAAATATATTCAAGAGCAGGAGAACTACGATAAGATGGTTGATAAGTTAAGCATAAAAGAATACGAAGACCCCTTTAAGGGGTAGCAAGTAGTACGTTCGTCCCTTAAGGGGCGGCAAAAGTGGCAAGGGCTTAGTGGCTTGAACAAAGTGAAAGCCAGCGTCTTTAGGCGCTGGCCGGTAACAGAGGCTTATAGCCTCA
Above is a window of Faecalispora anaeroviscerum DNA encoding:
- a CDS encoding 4-oxalocrotonate tautomerase; protein product: MAETKNLCAQIPLVLHQKVCTNKEQSELTLNQYVTQLITEYYEMKEMNSNMAQTRTLALQISEELFARIKKHVDATPHLTQKAFITEIISKALDEIEAQEEINE
- a CDS encoding DUF6809 family protein, which gives rise to MQKEKILKDLYRGRISPTSAPIQHDSDYHNSLTEVCRLEEKLNQLLDEQGKKLLQDFMTAQSKLGYANAEEQFICGFRLGARMILEIFEKDDEQLKPIIG
- a CDS encoding conjugal transfer protein TrbL family protein, which translates into the protein MFIWDFILGDVMDQIIDWLYGQVVGFLGNFFSQMGNMGVELFEMTWVQSIVLFFSYLAWALYVVGLVVSCFETGIEYQNGKGSVKESLINALKGFMAVSLFTVVPIRLFELSVNLQSSLTAGITGYGTSFGEVANEIISGLSTTGGIDSAMGNGIFGGLSAITSPILMLFLIIMMGYAVIKVFFANLKRGGILLIQIAVGSLYMFSVPRGYYDGFIQWCKQIVGLCLTTFLQATILTAGLMVLKDHCLLGLGLMLAAGEVPRIAGAFGLDTSTKANMMSAVYTAQAAVNTTRTVVQAVAPK
- a CDS encoding DUF7768 domain-containing protein — translated: MKQIYVASPYAGDIEKNTEFAKSACRFVMNQGHAFFCPHLLYPNILDENNPKERQLGLDMGLVMLESCDELWCFGERISHGMMAEIEEAERLHIPIRRVMEYEQSFRVGEVRNQAPQMQMGTL
- a CDS encoding DNA cytosine methyltransferase, with translation MSKEVCQLTLFDLDSSFGKMSPELSPVPRVKILGRSSKKLSALRTAPVMFLDLTPGSGNLLGLPYWEMNSAWLGVSSMLNTGESPSDVVESSLSQILEDSPLPKYYLSKTACLGILRRAKARDKELPVQLKTALEIQAGLTPAEETVFDMSELKSYHINQRNEGIDLNNVSGALMATQNMQMQTFVKEPLNQKEKIGFDGYAGDVTGQVAATLGTNCGNSTGRNGVIEPAICLNDQGGERMDITEDITATLRAGMGGNLPIVMATQQGCAEIAEGVCPTITASAGMSGNNQPVLFDNHGKDCRYNGPLKVAPTVASVYGTGGNNIPLLTQPLAFSLDSKDSNSMKSSNPISGCRETDKSRTLDTSNPDPSKNQGGVAILQPQESYCIAANTIDRQPQNGGNGQGVQKGVSYTLTTSDIHAIYKPESYQEVVGALCHRDYKGVNTIYVNQDKCIVDKTYQDVVGALCSGDEKGIGNQYVEQGKCIIDDGSAVFGGTGYSDFAEGISTLRASGGTNGGGSENLAVKRNLVRRLTPLECERLQGFPDGWTNIEKAADSPRYKALGNSVAIPCVDFVMRGIAYFLQQQKEESNGISIPR